From a region of the Tistrella mobilis genome:
- a CDS encoding DUF4169 family protein codes for MGDVINLNAVRKQRERAAKEARAAENRARFGQSRLQRDLRDAERSRAERELDRKRLSFDDPDKTPKR; via the coding sequence ATGGGTGACGTCATCAACCTCAATGCCGTGCGCAAGCAGCGCGAGCGCGCGGCCAAGGAAGCCCGGGCGGCCGAGAACCGCGCCCGTTTCGGGCAGAGCCGCCTTCAGCGCGATCTGCGCGATGCGGAGCGGAGCCGTGCCGAGCGCGAGCTGGACCGCAAGCGGCTGTCCTTCGACGACCCGGACAAGACGCCAAAGCGCTGA